AACGATTTAATCggaccctggccgcccagcTAGCCATTGCTACACAAGGACACCAGCGCGACTGGGACAAGCGGCTGCCTGTTGTACTGTTGGCCTGCCGCTCGGCAGTGCAGGAGACCTCTGGTTTCACACCGGCCATGCTTATGTTCGGGCGGGAGCTGCGGTCTCCCATCGAGCTGGCCTTCGGCGCCCCTCCGGATAGCGAGGACGACACATCACCCGGACCTCCATTTGTCAGGGGCTTGCTGAACCGGCTGCGTGATGTGCACAAACGGACCCGGGAGAACCAGTCCGCGGCTGGAAACAGGCAGAGGCGCGCATATGACATGCGTTGCTACGGCGCGTCTCTGCCTGTGGACTCGGATGTCTGGCTGTACAACCCCCAAAGAAAAAAGGGACTGTGCCCCAAGCTTCAGTCGGCATGGGTTGGGCCGTGCAGGGTCCTCTCCCGAATAGGAGAGGATGTTTATCGCATCCGTTGGGGTCGGCGGCGCTTGGTGGTGCACCGCGACCGCCTGGCGCCGTACCGGCCTAAACTTATGGGTGCTGGACGCCGCCCGGACTCTCCTGCTCCCATTTCCCCCAGTGTTTCCCCAAATACTGCTCCCTCTGTACCCCCCGTGGCCAGACCGCAGCGCACGCGGAGGATGCCGCGCCGGCTGCAGGACTGCGTTTGACTATCGTTATGCTTATGCCGTTGTGTGGGCCTTGTGGGTTCCTGTGGGGTTATTATGGGGTGTGATATGTTCTGTGTTTTAggtgttcaaaaaaaaaaaaaaaaaattttttttggtgTTCTGTTATTCTGGATCTTATGTCACTCTGAGATGCCTTGTGCGCTGTACTTGTTACTGTCGTGTGACTGCTGCGATGCCGTGCCCTAGTGGGGTCACCGAGGACGGCTGACCTCTTAGGGGGGGGCTGTGTTGCGTCGGCCCAAAGGGGGACGGTGCTACTTCCCATGAGCCCCTGCGGCTCCGGTATTGGTTCctgttatgtgtaatgttggcgCATGTATTTATTAGTCATGTGTTTGGTTATGTGTGTTATGTAGCTTGAGTCTTCCCTTACCGGTTTATGTAGTTGTAATGTATAAGTTGTCACCTGCCGTGTGcgtgtgttgtattgttgttGATGTCATTCCCTCGTGTGCTGCGTGGGAGAGAGGTCCATTTACCCATTTGGGTGATTACGTGCTAAGGCATCGAATTAAAAGAGCCTTTTTTATGTCAAAATGGATCGGTTCACTGTCTCCCCCTTCTCCACCACGCCACAATACGAACACAGCGAGCAGAGGGAGCGAAGCCACGCCCTATAAGCCTCAcctgctcttcctctctctctctgtctctctctctctctctctctctctgtctctctctctctgtctctctctctctctgtctctctccctctctctctctctctctctctctctgtctctctctctctgtctctctctctgtctctctctctctgtctctctctctctctctctgtctctctctctgtctctctctccctctctctctctctctgtctctctctctgtctctctctctgtctctctctgtctctctctctgtctctctctctgtctctctctgtctctctctctgtctctctctctgtctctctctctgtctctccctctgtctctctctctctgtctctctctgtctctctctctctgtctctctcgctgtctctctctctctgtctctctctccctctctctctctctctgtctctctctctctctctctctctctctctctctctctctctgtctctcgctctgtctctctctctctctctctctctctttgtctctctctctctctctctgtctctctctctctgtctctcttgctgtctctctctctctgtctctctctctctgtctctctctcgctgtctctctctctctctctgtctctctctctctgtctctctcgctgtctctctctctgtctctctctctctgtctctccctctctctctctgtctctctgtctctctctccctctctctctctctctctgtctctctctctctctgtctctctctccctctctctctctctctctctctgtctctctctctctgtctctctctccctctctctctctctctgtctctgtctctccctctgtctctatctctctctctctgtctctctctctgtctctccctctgtctctctctctctgtctctccctctctctctctctctctctctctctctctctgtctctctctctctgtctctccctctctctctctgtctctccctctctctctctgtctctctccctctctctctctgtctctctctctgtctctccctctctctctctgtctctccctctctctctctgtctctctccctctgtctctccctctctctctctgtcttcccctctctctctctgtctctctctctctctctgtctctccctctctctctctgtctctgtctctctctctctctgtctctccctctctctctttgtctctctctctttgtctctctctctctctctttgtctctctctctctctctctgtctctctctctctccctttctctgtgaATGATTTACTTTAAatacaaatggaaaaaacaatatataccCTTGAGAATAACTGGATCTGATGTAAACTCAAAGCATTGGGATACTGTGGTGAGACTTTAAGCAGGCAGCAGTTCCTGCTCGAAAACCCTCTAATGTAGCCAAATTAAAGCAGTTCTTCAAACAAGAGTGGGCCAGAATTCCCCCACAGTGATGCAAGAGACTCAGCACAAGTTATTGCAAGCGTTTGATTGCAGTGGTCACTGCCAGAGgtggcaattactttttcacacggCTGACGTAGGTTTTGAATAAGTGTTTATCCACAATAAACGGAAGGATCGTTCCATAGCTCCATTTGGTGTTCTCTCGTGTTGACTTCATGTTGTATTAAAATGGGTCGGAAGCATAAATCTCACTAACTCGCAACAATAGAGGAAATGGGgtgggggcaaatactttttcacagcactgaaaataGTGCAAACTCACGGAAAATACAAAACAAGCGTTCCTTAGTAAGAGCGGTGTTGTGTTCTCCGGCCTTTGCTTGGGAGCACGGGCTTCTGGGTTTAATGGTTCTGTTGGTTTCTTCTTCTATTTGAAGGAGATGTTTCAGGTGTGGTCTGTGGTGGGCCTAGACATCATTGGCGCTCTGCATGTGTTAGAGCAGGGGTCCCCAGTCATCTCCACACAGGGCCGGCAGGGCATTTAATGGATTAGCCTTGTGTTGCCAGATGTCATCCTGGAATGAGAACGTCACAGGTTCCTGGAGACCACTGCATTCAAGAGCCAGCTGTCGCTGACAGCTGTTTAAAACGACGGAGACAGCAGACAGGTCACTTCCAACCGCATTGCCCGTATACGCTGGACCCCTAACACTGCCTAACTACCCCACGACCCAGCACAAATAAGAAATACACTGCTAGACGTACATAAACAGCTTATTTACAGCAAAAGCGTCTCTCCTGCCGCAGCTGCAGCGCCTCACGAGGGCTTCCGAGCGCTGAAGTTCTGTTTCCCTCTGCTCTAAACTCGACGCCTCGGTATCGTTTCAGTTGAAAGCTGCTCAGAGGCTCAGTTTTCAACTTCAACTGCACtttcttctaactgctttacACCAGTGCAGCTGAAGTACAGCAtttctttattcctttttcaTGAACTGCTTGTTTATTCCTCTCCTGTACAgctctcattttggagatacaagcttttatCACGACAGCAAGGTTTTCATGCTACAATACGTAACTCGTTTTATCTCCCAGGCGTTTTGATAACGCAGTACGGTGTAAAGAcatgaaatacatttcaaaatgcttGTTTGGATGCTTGTGACCCTCTGCCCACCAAAGCCACTGCACGTTGGCTCCCAAAGACAGAAGATCCAGACACTGTGGTCCAGATTTAGGGTTAATTACTGTAGGACAGAGGTTCTCAATCTAGTACCCTGCAGGCCCTCAGCCAGTCCACATTTACTCCACTTTAGTTCGGTTCGGTTTGGTAGTGCGGTtagttggttggtgtagtgggtaacacctctgccttctatgctgtagactggggttcccccacctgggtaaacaccctacactataccaataagggtccttgggcaagactcctaacaccaccttggcctacctgtgtaaaatgatcaaactggaagtcgctctggagaagaacATCAGCCacatgccgtaaatgtaaatgtagtgaaCAGGTAAATCACCTGAACTTTGGTGCTGGTGCTCTACTGCTACTGGGACGGTATGGTCATTGTCAGGccgccttctctgaaggcctggAAGGCTGCTGGGACAAGGTGTAatgatttttgatgttttaaagttttagtTTATCTTGATAGAACAGAATCATGTTCATATTTAAACTCTGAAAGTACTGCAGTGCTACATTTATGCCAGTATTGTGTTTTGGATGAAAACAAGAGCCCCAGCGTTTCTGTCTGTGGCATCTAGGTAAGTTCAAAAGGCTTGATGGATCACGGGATTCATGTAGACTTCAGGTAGTCCAAGGAGGTTCTTTGCAGACAATTTAAACCCataaacacagagacagagagttacTCGCTGAGTAAACACACGACGCAGGTTTTACACCATCAGTTTGTTtattgagggggaaaaaaatttaCCGACATCACCTGGCCCTGCGTGAAAAAGTAATCACCCCCTCCCCTTAGTTACTCCATCAACCGGGTTTAGCTTTACTAGGACCTTAAATGCTCTGAAGCCCCTCCCACAACTCCTCCCTCCAGCGCAGCTACATTAAGGCGATTCTTTAAGCAATTTACATCCATTTAGTTTAGGCCGCTGTTTTCGCCTTTTCTCTTGGCCGCACGTGACAAAAGGTTTGGCCACCCTGGTCCAGATTCAGGGCTGATAACTGGAGCTCCTGAGGCTCTCAGTCTAGCACCCTGCACACTCTCAGTCCCCGGTCACTATAGTCCATTATAGCTTTGGAGTCTGCAGGCCTGATTATCTGATGTCATGGTAACAGTATCATATTGTGCCCACATTATGAACAACAATGTTGTGAATGACTTGAATGTAATGTCCACTAGATGGCGCTGGTGCTCTGATTCAGAGGTCTTGGGCTCCTCGTTTCACAATGACGACACACATGAAATGATGACGAAAGGGTGATTGTTCCATATTTCATAGCAAGCGTGTCCACGTCTGGTAAAGTCTGAAGGTTACTGTAATACTGCAACTCAGCCAGCGAAGAAATCCGCAGCTACGGTTCAGCTTTTCATCCAGAACCAGGTGATTGTTTATTTAGGAAATGTAAATCATTCAGTCTGGATGATCGGTCATTCACAAGAACATCCTTCTAGATAGTCATTCTATTAGAACTTTGTTCTGGATTTCCATTAgaactttaataaaaaaataatttattagaATTCCATTCTGGgaattattttattagaattcCATTCTGGGAATTATTTTACTAGAACTTtgttctggatgttaattttagtaTCATTTCATTCTGTGAGGTTCTGTGAGGTTCTGTGAGGTTCTGCGAGGCTCAGGTCAGTGACCAAAATTGGattatttcttcttaaaaacacTTTAGATGTAGTGAAGAAGCTTTATAAAACTGGACACTGCAAGACACTCAGTCACACTGGACACTCACACTggacactcactctctcatggGGCGATGATGATGCGTCTCTCAGCTTGTTTTCTCCTGAGGAGTCTGTAGATAGAGCAcgtctagtgtgtgtgtgtgtgtgtgtgtgtgtgtgtgtgtgtgtgtgtgtgtgtgtgtgtgtgtgtggcactctcacactcatttTCACCTTTTAAGCCACTTCAGCTCCAGATGTGGAGAATAGCAGGTGCTTTTCTACAGCATCGTCAGCTTGAatcacattattattaaattgtCATTAACCCTTTAATATTAAGTtatgtgacccttattagtcccacaacagggaaatttcacctcccatccgtgcagtgaaacaccacatacacactatggggcagtgagcacacctgcccggaggGGTACGTACTGCTGGctctgggaatcgaaccggagaccttccagtcacaaggctggttccctaacctccagcccacgactgccccttcaATCATGCTGGCACCTTCAGCTTCTCACAGCCCTTCAAAGAAATGAGCAAATTCACCACATCAGTGAAGTGTTTCAGCGCTAAAGACTCAGAACACAGTGGAAAATATTACGAAGACGCCGCTCgcttctttactaaaaaaccctttttaaagttttttaaaatctgtttcaagtgctgatgacgatgatgaaggtgctatatagaaccatcttaaTTTCTCCACCAACCTGAAGagccacttcaccatgcaatgaaccctttaatcgtgcaaagggttctttgagtgttcatggttctagaacccttttctttactaaagaacccttgaagaaccgctAAAGTGTGCATAAAAACAGATCCACATATAAATAGACTCGTTATTATACCAGTATAGTTTAGGTGACTTGTATTAACTGTACTAAAGTTCAGAACATGTTAAAATAGCTATGTTAGATATTCGATGTGAAGAGTTACATTACATAACGCAGACAGATGGGAACGACTAAAACCCGCCCGAGGCATCGAAACGgttaaaataactgaaatgtTTAAACGGCTGAAGAGTTCAATGCCTCTACCACAGGTGGGCACTGTAGCCTAGACCCCTACTCAAGCAAAAGTACCTTCccaaaaaaatgacttcagtACAAGTACAAAAGTATGAAGCACAAAAGTATCAGGAACCAGCTAAAGTATCGTTCTTCTACTTTTTTGTTcaatttgaaaactccagttacCCTCCACGCCAGCAGAGGTCTCACTCTTGGATACTGAGACTCTAGCTGAGGCACGTTCCTCATTAGAGGCAATTTTGTAGAGTATTTAAGAGACATTCTCACCCACGTTCTGTGCAACGTTGTGTTCGGTATACCCACAGtcggtttatgaggagtctggccacttcctatttcccacATTATATCAAAAAGAGGACACCGGAACAGCAGAGGGTGCTGTTTagctgctaaacagcagagggcgcccgcgagcaaGTCCttaatgaatgggagtgaatgaagctcaacggctaaaaacgagaaGTCGAaataagtttttaaacacagagCTTTCCTTTAATTGTAGGCAGTAGAAGGATGTGAGACAGAgctctactgagagctgattggttagcgagcagagcagctcattggctgctcgcgctcactgacgtaaTGAACATACATTAAGAACCGTTTCAAACTCCTATAACTccagtttaaaagctcttaaacacacaaagcggtgttaaaatgttttacagtgttcaggaaataaatgtattattttacattaaaaggttTAAACAACTgcaaactatgattttgctcagatGCTCCATCttaatccattcattttggagTCGTTTGATAAACCCGGAAGGCATTATGGCGAGGGTAGACAATCTTCTACGATTGTCCTGACCCCGTCTGGCATTGCTGATGTTTCCAAATATCTTCAGAAGTtcagaaatggtccagaattattttcaaaaatatatttttacattaactttcagGGTCAGTTAATAcgtgtttttaccttctcctgtgaagtcacAGTTTGAAcattcaaggttttgttctgacagcaacaaagCTTGTCCGCCTCTGTTCTTCTCTGTCTGAGATACTTTTGgtctaaaagaaaaaatgtgacCAAGGATAAAGTGGAACAGATGATGtcaccaacaaaacaaaataagattAAACACAAAGAAGGAATCCGTGTGTAAATAGGAATGAGTAAAAACGTAGACCCCTTTAGCCACTAATATACTGGAATAGAAGTAACAGCATTATGACTGAAGATACTCAGGAGAGAACAAATCCATCAATattttactcaagtacatgtaaCTAATTACTGCCCACCTTgggcctctaaaagctcctctcagaaagttcctacatgaactggttctgaattcactgcctgatgactgagacgctgttttatgagagtttagagaacttcaactccattcatggtggagggagacatgcagggcgctgtgcggcaaaatagtccccaaagaaaactcttccagattttccactgttttccatcatcaacattccatataagctcagaagactcgtgtaggttctctggtggttctggatggtaaataaagtgtctatatctgtgttgtagtcatggcgacgcctggttcccatcaccaccactgtacagacgtctggaccgtttcacgccaaaccctctgaacctctgattacacctcacacactgaattgGGCCACTATGCATCAGAACTGACTTTGGTTTTCTCCTCAGAGCTCTGTGGAGGTGAGGTGGAAGCGAAGGCTCCAGCATTAGTTCCTGAACACTGCAACTCCTCTCGGATGGTGTTGAGCTCCACTAAGCCTTCGTGTAGCTGGTCAGCCACCTCCCGGATCTTGGCAGCGAATTCCGACTTGGCTCCTTTCTTGAGCTCCTTTGAGTCTTTGGCCACGAAGTAGATGTCCATGCCCACAAACAGCCCCGTGAGCACACCGGTGGCCATGCTGGCGATCTGGACCGCTCGGGCCGCCGTGCTGCCCGCTACGTTAGCTATCTGCACCACCCGCATGATCTCGTTGGCGTTGATGAGGACGGCCTTGCTGGCCATGGCACTGTCTTCGTAGACACCGTTGAGGCCTGGGAAGTCTCGGTTGTAGGCCTGCTTCTTCACCCTCAGCAGATTGAACTGCCGCAGGTTCTCGATGCCCTGCTTGATGAACTTCATGCACTTGTTGATGTCAGCCATCTTACTCTGATAGTCCTCCACGATCCGCTCCACCTTCTTGCGGTCCAGAGAGTTGTTGACCGCGTTGGAGATCCCAGCAGATGCAGAGGTCAGGCCACCGGCAGCCGCCACCCCCAGGCCCACTGCCGTGACAATAAGAGATGTTCCCAGGGTAACCGGTGCCAAGGCGAGGCCGGTGATGGTTGCCACGCCACCCACAGCACTGGTGGAGCCGCCAGTGATCTGGGCCACTTTGGTCCTCCAGTTGAATCGGTCCAGGCCGTCAGCGATGGCCCTCAGGTCAATGACGTGCTGCCAAAGGCCTTCGGCTCGCTCTGAGAACAGCTGGTTGAAGACGCGGATGCCCCTCTGCACCTTCTCCGCCGTCACCGCAAACGCTCTAACAACAGAAGAAGCTCAACAACATGAAACTAATAATGAGAACTAATATATGTACCTAAATACATTTCATGCAGCTTAAACTTGTTTATGAAGGACAAGCAaccaaaaacaagcacaaaacagACCAAACGCACAATCAAAAGTCGGTGAAGAAAGAGCAGAATAAGAACGATAAGTAAATTAATACCTGGGACCATCATGCTAACTGCATGTCCTGCTTCAAACTATGTTGGGTTGTTAAATAATCTAAAGTGGACTtgattattgttttaattaggGCTGTAAAATAACTGCAGGcctagttttgcactggagctacaaagctaatagAGCTAAGACCACAACGTAACTGTCTTGTTGACTTAATTGCCTTGTAATCACAAGATAAAGTTGTATCTTGAtatcatgacttaattatccTGTGATCTTGAGATAAAAAAAGCTGTCATCATGAGCTCATGATTTATCCTGGGATCTTGAGGTAACAAAAGTTGTCATCTTGAGGTCATGACTTAATTACCTTGTGATCATGAGTTAATTATTCTGTGATCTCAAGATATCAAAAGTCGGCATCCTGAAATCATGACGTAATTaccttgtgatctcaagatagcaaCGGTTCttgtcttgagatcacaagacagtTAAATCAGGATCTCGAGATaccaatccagaaaattattgCCACAttatggcctctctggacttccgTATATacgttatctataaaaatagacaaaattaTGTCGCATAACCATAAAACAGTTCAGCTATCAGACGTGAAACTAGTCAGAAAAACTACTTCTGACACGGTGataatgatattaataactTAAGGTCTAATAATGAAGTCGTTATCACAAGAAAACAGAGTAAATAGTTTCTGTGACTCTTTGGCCTTTTAGGGCTTCAGTACTTCTAACTAGACCCGTGTGCGTTTGATCCATTCTCTGGTTCCGTTTTATCGTCATAGTTtcagagcaaaactaaagaagccacGTGAGACGCCAGCCATGTCTCGGCCGAACGTCTCCTTTAAGTTCCACAGTCATCATGACCCCATGAGCTCACTTGGCCTCCTCCTTCTCCGTCATGTCTTCATTTTTCGGCATCTGCTCCCACTCTGAACGGCACAAGAGCAGAGAGAGTGACGGTTACTGCTCCTGAGCATCTCTAACGCCGTCAGCACTGCTGTTTAGTGTTGTGTGGGGCATTAAAATACAGCATGTGACTCACGCGTGACTGTGCTCCACCACTCCATCAGGCCCTCCAGGTCCTGTGACACAACATAAAAACCAGATTTAaggaactgggaaaatctgctggACTGGGAAAAATGCTggactgggaaaatctgctggACTGGGAAAAtctactgaactgggaaaatctactgaactgggaaaatctgatGGACTGGGAAAAATGCTGGACTGGGAAAAtctactgaactgggaaaatctccTGGACTGGGAAAATCTGATGGACTGGGAAAAtctactgaactgggaaaagcTGATGGACTGGGAAAAATGCTGGACTGGGAAAATCTGATGGACTGGGAAAAtctactgaactgggaaaagcTGATGGACTGGGAAAAATGCTGGACTGGGAAAAtctactgaactgggaaaatctactgaactgggaaaatctgatGGACTGGGAAAAATGCTGGACTGGGAAAAtctactgaactgggaaaatctccTGGACTGGGAAAATCTGATGGACTGGGAAAAtctactgaactgggaaaagcTGATGGACTGGGAAAAATGCTGGACTGGGAAAAtctactgaactgggaaaatctg
This window of the Pygocentrus nattereri isolate fPygNat1 chromosome 2, fPygNat1.pri, whole genome shotgun sequence genome carries:
- the LOC108413830 gene encoding uncharacterized protein LOC108413830 isoform X7, with product MLGGVFKSAPRPTDKAESLTADRNRSNNNESVFGHSKAKEKSAPAHSDPSDRDGNPSNQTNVDSDCKIAADETPPVPPRPTEEELINTISHRLSLLSPTERGCGQECGGGGVQEQREDEWIKSGEREGEENVSEAALKTLKKPKQQCKTQTAAKSEDQDVVACSDRTEDDGDEGVETAGEAANQQGRDGKQDGAEKGSLPKKKNVKKKKNPFMPHVAPKGKVLQKRSGAGAEPAEDDVQKKSLMEQLNDLRLERAHKEEEDLEGLMEWWSTVTQWEQMPKNEDMTEKEEAKAFAVTAEKVQRGIRVFNQLFSERAEGLWQHVIDLRAIADGLDRFNWRTKVAQITGGSTSAVGGVATITGLALAPVTLGTSLIVTAVGLGVAAAGGLTSASAGISNAVNNSLDRKKVERIVEDYQSKMADINKCMKFIKQGIENLRQFNLLRVKKQAYNRDFPGLNGVYEDSAMASKAVLINANEIMRVVQIANVAGSTAARAVQIASMATGVLTGLFVGMDIYFVAKDSKELKKGAKSEFAAKIREVADQLHEGLVELNTIREELQCSGTNAGAFASTSPPQSSEEKTKVSSDA
- the LOC108413830 gene encoding uncharacterized protein LOC108413830 isoform X5: MLGGVFKSAPRPTDKAESLTADRNRSNNNESVFGHSKAKEKSAPAHSDPSDRDGNPSNQTNTGAFGWIFRNPFGSSAQEREKSEPPGETHSVSTQVCVRQLLPETQPEKVCGSEAEDWPAPAQLPVDSDCKIAADETPPVPPRPTEEELINTISHRLSLLSPTERGCGQECGGGGVQEQREDEWIKSGEREGEENVSEAALKTLKKPKQQCKTQTAAKSEDQDVVACSDRTEDDGDEGVETAGEAANQQGRDGKQDGAEKGSLPKKKNVKKKKNPFMPHVAPKGKVLQKRSGAGAEPAEDDVQKKSLMEQLNDLRLERAHKEEEDLEGLMEWWSTVTQWEQMPKNEDMTEKEEAKAFAVTAEKVQRGIRVFNQLFSERAEGLWQHVIDLRAIADGLDRFNWRTKVAQITGGSTSAVGGVATITGLALAPVTLGTSLIVTAVGLGVAAAGGLTSASAGISNAVNNSLDRKKVERIVEDYQSKMADINKCMKFIKQGIENLRQFNLLRVKKQAYNRDFPGLNGVYEDSAMASKAVLINANEIMRVVQIANVAGSTAARAVQIASMATGVLTGLFVGMDIYFVAKDSKELKKGAKSEFAAKIREVADQLHEGLVELNTIREELQCSGTNAGAFASTSPPQSSEEKTKVSSDA
- the LOC108413830 gene encoding uncharacterized protein LOC108413830 isoform X6 — encoded protein: MLGGVFKSAPRPTDKAESLTADRNRSNNNESVFGHSKAKESLSVDRGPLVGGSDRSDRSVSSENSGVLSGLLRRSPKPSPKSAHAQEKSAPAHSDPSDRDGNPSNQTNVDSDCKIAADETPPVPPRPTEEELINTISHRLSLLSPTERGCGQECGGGGVQEQREDEWIKSGEREGEENVSEAALKTLKKPKQQCKTQTAAKSEDQDVVACSDRTEDDGDEGVETAGEAANQQGRDGKQDGAEKGSLPKKKNVKKKKNPFMPHVAPKGKVLQKRSGAGAEPAEDDVQKKSLMEQLNDLRLERAHKEEEDLEGLMEWWSTVTQWEQMPKNEDMTEKEEAKAFAVTAEKVQRGIRVFNQLFSERAEGLWQHVIDLRAIADGLDRFNWRTKVAQITGGSTSAVGGVATITGLALAPVTLGTSLIVTAVGLGVAAAGGLTSASAGISNAVNNSLDRKKVERIVEDYQSKMADINKCMKFIKQGIENLRQFNLLRVKKQAYNRDFPGLNGVYEDSAMASKAVLINANEIMRVVQIANVAGSTAARAVQIASMATGVLTGLFVGMDIYFVAKDSKELKKGAKSEFAAKIREVADQLHEGLVELNTIREELQCSGTNAGAFASTSPPQSSEEKTKVSSDA